The window GTGATGCAGCTGCATATTTGCCTTAAATTCAGTTATATTTTTATGGGGCAAGAAGACAAGCACAGGAACTAGTGcactattaatattttaagagaGGAAATGTATCTTATCTGGTACCAACACACTGCTAATATTCAATAGTAGCAAAAACCAGATTAAAAAGCGTGCTTAAAAGTGCTGCATGGTACATGCAGGTGAGCAATATGAGTGGCTATATTTTGACACTTTGGGTCTCCCGTTGTCAGGTTTATTCACACACACGTTGTGGGAGCGTCCGTGGGCTCAGGGCCTGTCCCTGAAACACCCCTGCCGAAAACCAGAAGCACTCGGTCATGAGAATTTTGTTGTTGTACAGTAATATTCTGAAAACAGCTGgtcagttttccttcttttatgcTCTTAAGCTACACCATGCCAGCAGCCAGCGCTGTACGGGCCCCCAGCTGGTCCCGGTGCCGCTCCAGCCGTGCCGTGGCGGCCGGAGGCGGCTGAGCTGCGTTATGGCCATTGCGGCGGCACGGGCCGCAGCCGGCGTGACCGCACCGGGCAAAGCAGGTGTGTCCGGCGCTCAGCGGCGGGGAGCCGGGCGGGGAGCCGGGCGGGAGGCCGCGTGCAGCCCGGCAAGCCGCCGCGGTCACAGCGGCCCCGCCGAAACGCGCCCGGGCCCGCGGTACCTGAGCAGGGAACAGCAGCTCCGGAGCCACCGGCTGCCCGCCGCCATCTTGGGACCGGCTGGCGCGCGGGAAGTTACGTCAGCGCGTCGCGGTGGGAGGGGGCGGAGTGGGCGGGGCCGGGTTTCCCGGCGTGGCGCGTGCGCAGAGGGGCGGGCACGTGGGGCCGCGCGGCGGGTCGCGCGGGCGGCCGTTGGTCGAAGGCGGGAGCGGCACGCGCGGAGTTGTGAGGGCGGCTCGTGCGTgaggcggctcctccggccccGCGGGGACCGGCTGCTGCCGCACGGGGCTCCGCGCTCCTCCGCGCTCCTTTGCACTCCTCCGCGCTCCTCCAGGCTCCTCCGGGCTCCTTTGCACTCCTCCGGGCTCCTCCGCGCTCCTCcgggctgctctgccctgcaggTAATGGCTCCCGTCTCGGGACACGCTGTCACGGGCCTTTGAGCAGAAATGGCGTTGGGAGCTCTGAGCTTCAGGCCACGCTCGGCCGGTTGCTATGTGCCCAGAGGCGGCCGAGGGGCTGGGGCGGTTCGGCAGGGAACAGCCCTCAGCTGCGTGTCGGCTCACGAGTGTGGGCTGCGGTTGTGCTGCCCgccacagctcctgctccccacctcctccctttAATTCAGTGGTGTTTTTCAAGAGTATATGGTGCTGTTTAGCTTTTGGCTTGTGCCACAGCTTATCCAGCAAAGGTTTCCTCTATAGTTCTACATTAAAGGCCTTGATCGGTTAAATCCGTTGGTTCTGCCTACACCAGAAATTCCCATCTGTTCTCTGTGAGACTCAGATTACTCAGCACAGTTGTAGCGAGGCAGGGCTGGATTGCAGGCACAGCTTGCAGCTAACTCCATGTTTTTAGTGTTTGTTGTAAAGTGTTGCGCACTTGAGAGTGTTAAATAATAGGCCTGTAGATAAAGGGGTGTTGGTGCCCCCACCCCGTGGAGAGTGCTTCATAAAACTGTAGGGAGAAGGAAACCTTGTGCtaatttgaaatttctttttccaggacttatttaaaaaaaattacaagtaaTTTCTACATTTCTGCCTTCACACCCGTAATGAGGCAAAGTCAGACAAGGCAGGACTTGTTTACTTGAGATGCTGGTCACGCTTGAGCTGTGTTGCATCCCACCCCTGCGCTTTCGGAAGGGAAATTCCAGTGGGAAtctcaggagaaaaatactgggagggttttaaatattttggggaACATGGGCAAATGTCTATAAGACACAAAGAATCTGCAAGAGCCACAAAGATCAGTAAAGTACATGCATGTaggcacttttttttaatctttattctttttacgTAAGAAAATAAGACTGTGATTAGGCATTAACGGAACAAAATGCTTGCAGAGCTGGCGCAGGAGGAAGGGACTGCGATCCTGTGTGCTGAGCGGACATGCAGGACGAGCTGCACGGAGGAGCCTGTGGCTCTGGCCAGCCCGTGGCTGCGGGAGCAGGATAGGAGCCGTCATTTAAGCACCAAGAAGTACGTTGTCCAGCCGGCGAGAAGCAGCGCCCCGACCAGCACAGTGTAACTGAACAGCACAAAGGCCAGGAGCTCCTTGAGCACCTTGAGGAAGTGGATGGTGAAGGAATCCGGCATGGCTCTGCGGCAGGTAgggggtctgtggggctggCTGCCGCTGTGTTCCTGCCCAGTCTGCAAGCAAAGGGACAGGATGAGTCTTTCTGAGCAAGGAGACTGCAGAGCGGAGGGAATGGCTCCGCTGTGGGGAGAAATGGTTGTGTTCAGGAGCGTTAATGTCCTCCTGTCCCTCTAAGAAGGTTGCTAGTGTCAGCTTGGACTTGCATGTGCTTGCTCAGAGTCCTGTACAGGGTTGCTGAGTTGCGCAGTGTTGAAAGAGAGTTTGGGATCTGATCAAAGTCTCCAAATCAGGGCTGGTAACTAAGCAAAGTAAAATATAGACACCCAGGCAGTGGACGCTGCCGTGTCGGTGGGGACCAGAGACCCTTCCAGAGTCCGGCTGGCTATCTACCCCCCCGTGTTAGCGACTGCACATCTAGAGCTTCCCGGTCGGAGCCATGGCTGATGGTGCATTACCAGCTGCGTTCTGATCAAAGTGGTCAATTTCTCCAAGGAAGCCaccattaatatttaatgatatAATTGCATCTAATGGAGATACTGGCACAAACTGTGCATTTTGTTTAAGAATGATGATAACTGAGGCTCAAGTACAAGTTTGCACAGGCAAATATTTATAtctcacattaaaaataacctttaaaTGGGAGCCACAGGATAAGATGCTTTAGAATTCATCTTCTAGCTGTATTTTAAAGTCACACACATCGCTTTAGAAGTGGCTGCTCATTTGTTAGTTTAATATAAAATCTGAACTCTCACAAAAGTTGTTGGCTCATGAGACTTAAAAGCTGTGAAGGCGCATCTAAAAAAATCTACTGTTTCTCCAATTTACATGTTCTTTTAATTTGGATTATAACTCTGCCTGGTCAAAAATATACACACTCTTGGTCAAGCACATGAAACTAGACTTAACATAAAGCTACTCTAAaaggattatttattttctaagcaaTCTGAAGTCAGCTGCAGTAAACTGAATTCCCATCCTGCCacttagaatatttttttaaagagctgttGTGATAAAGAGTTCACTTTTCGGTATTGTTAAAGAGTTCAGTAATTTCATTCTAAGCTCAGGCACGTGTATATATTGTAGGAGCTATTGCATTCTAAAAGCAGCCATGGTTTCCTGGTTACTCAAAGCATTGGAGTATATTTATAGGCTTTATGTGATTTCTGATTATTTAAAAAGATGTtgataaagaaataaacttaCCAAGGCAGATGATGGGCTCTACTTTGTGAAGTTCCTATTTCTCTCTAGTTTTGTTCCCGTGAATTTCTGGCTTCTGGTCGGTTTGTGCTGTAGATCAATGCCCTTCTGCTCCGCTTGGCCGGGAGCGGGGAGTGATGAGGTTGTGTTTGCAGCCCACGGGAGGGCTAATGCACTAGGTGTGGTCAGGACAGTTCTGATATGACATAGCGCCTttgtgcagcacagcagagcacGCCAAACAGCTCCCCTTCTGTGCTTCTGTCAACAGTGTCTGGTGAATTTAAGTGCCATGGCTTAGTGTTACCAGGTCAAAAAACCTGCATTTGTTTAAATGTGTATGGGGTTTTCCTCTAACAAAACATTGTATCATATTATACTTTTCATTCTGCTGTTCTGTGGAAGGCTGTTGTGCCTCTTGCTCCATTCTCTGAGagccctgcactgctgcaggtCGCTTGGGGAGGAGGATGCTCCCACACAGCTGGGGATCACCCCACATCAGCACGGCACAGGATGGAAGTGCAGGCTGAGTCAGGGTCTTTTATCAGAAGCGAGTGAGCGCTGAAAACAGCCTCAGCTGCCCTGTCACTGGGTCACTTCTCTGGCTTCACCCTTGCACACCCAAAAAGTCACCCTGCCTTTTAGAGAGCCAGGGCTACAACTCCTTTGCAgcaagagggaaggaggagggcaagctatatgtttatttttagcaaaaccGCTTTCTGATATCTGTATATAAAAAGTGGAAGTCTTTTGGGCTGGAGGTTGggtaatgttttctttttttgcttgtaaACCAGACAAATGCAGAGAGTAGAGAAGAAGAAGCATATGTACTGCAAATCAAATCTCTTACCTACAAAGATATTATGATGTAGAAAATGGCCCCTTAATTTAATTAGCCTCTCTTGTTATCAAATTATTACCCGCATGGTCAGCAAGGCCTGAGACAGAAGCAGAACATAATCAAGCTGCTCAGGAAGCCTGTTAAGTAGTAATTGCACCTCTAGAGAATCGATCAACGTCAAGATGgggttttattttatgttgttgttgttgaataGTTCCAGGAAGAGACTTTGTCTGTTTTGAGGGTCCACATGGCTCTGGCTTGGTGGTGGTGGTCGTTCAGGCTGCAAAAAAATACGCAGCAGTGTTGTTGATAAATCAGAGTTTACCCTGTGTCTGACATAAGCTATTTTTGAAATAAGTTTGGGCTCTAGTGTTACTAACAAACACTAACTGGTCCAAGTGAAAAGGTAAGCAAGCTGTTGAATTCGTGCTTTGTGTAGTTTCCTTTATTCACTTGTGTTGCTTTTACATGTCATGAGCATAGCTCACAAACTAGTCTGATCAGTGTTATTAATTTCCTTGCAACTAGTtcagtttttaaagttttggggaaaaaaataatctggaaaTGTTGACAGTATGAAGACTCTTAAGGCCAAGCTAAGGACATTCTGTAACGATCGCACTGAATCAcattgtttcttgtttttctctgcacaGTAACATTTCTGTCTCAAAGctacttcagttttctttttaaacactgtGAAATTACCTAATTTACAATGAAACTGTGGAAATAATGCAGAGCAAGGCAATCCACATTTGCTCCTTGCATCTTTGTCAAAGTGGcagcatgttttgttttctaagacAATTCTGCAAGTTGCCTACCCACCTGAACTAAAGTCTCAAAtgatttaaattttttttttctttaatttaaaactcaaaaaaatctataaatatttctgatgtAGTATATTAAATGGCAGAGCAGAATGTAATTAGTATAtaagcttaaagaaaaaagtctggatgttagaaaaatgttttgacttAAGTAATTCGGTTATCCTggggcagagagagaagaacacagcttagtttaatttatttatgtgttagctccagagagagagaaagtgagcactttcaaaaaaaacaggatagaatacatttttattgtattttattctaATAAGCCAACTGGAGTTAGATGGAGGGGCTCTGTGAAGGAACTGGTTTGGCAGAACTCAATCTTATGGTCCTAACTGTGACAACTTGGAAAGATTaagtgttttttggggggacaTATTATGCATTACTCAGGATAACTAAGAGCAAAAATGTTTGCTAAGGTAGTGATTTATGGTgtggagtgtgtgtgtggggtgcatgttttttttaatgtatgtttggggtttttttggggggggtggggggcgggTAGTGTTGGGTCCttggttctttttgttgttgtttttaagtaTTCAGGAGTGAAATGCAGTGTGAAATGGAGTTGTGGTGGTAGCTGTTGAAGTGAGTACAGTGGCAGCGAGGAGACGGCTGAGCACAGCACAGCGGCTCTGGCAGCTGCCCTGCTGCCTTCCCAGCCTCGGCAATTTGCAAGGCTGAGTCTGCACCAAGGGCCCAATCACCAACCCCATGGAAAATTCCGTTTTATAATTTTGAGCTCTACAACAGCTTGTAGCAGCAAGTACCACAATTTATAAACTGAACAGGGGGggttgtgtgtgtgacaaaaggTGTCTGTTTTAAACCTGCTGTTTACTGGGTCACTGACGTAGCTATTTCTGGCCCGAGTCCCATGCGGGGAGTGTCTGTGTCTCCAAACATAAGCTCTTGGCACACTGATGGGCTTCATACTC of the Columba livia isolate bColLiv1 breed racing homer chromosome 17, bColLiv1.pat.W.v2, whole genome shotgun sequence genome contains:
- the LOC110357780 gene encoding uncharacterized LOC128125816 homolog, which gives rise to MPDSFTIHFLKVLKELLAFVLFSYTVLVGALLLAGWTTYFLVLK